The following proteins are encoded in a genomic region of Pseudomonas saponiphila:
- the paaC gene encoding 1,2-phenylacetyl-CoA epoxidase subunit PaaC → MNPANDLINPLLRLGDSALIQGQRLCEWCGRAPALEEELALMNVGLDLVGQARNWLDYAAELLADGRDADHLAFRRDERAYRNLLLVEQPNGDFAVTLLKQFFYDAWHLETLKGLSQSADERMAGIAAKALKEVTYHLRRSSEWVERLGDGTEESHQRMLQALPRLWRFTGELVEQHATEIELHRAGLWADPAQVAEAWRASVESLFARATLPVPEAPSHFYLDARRGLHTEHLGPLLAEMQFLPRAYPDAVW, encoded by the coding sequence ATGAACCCTGCAAACGATCTGATCAACCCCCTGCTGCGCCTCGGCGACAGCGCCCTGATCCAGGGCCAGCGCCTGTGCGAATGGTGCGGCCGGGCCCCGGCCCTGGAAGAAGAGCTGGCGCTGATGAACGTCGGCCTCGATCTGGTGGGCCAGGCCCGCAACTGGCTGGACTACGCCGCCGAACTACTGGCCGATGGCCGCGACGCCGATCACCTGGCGTTCCGCCGGGACGAGCGGGCCTACCGCAATCTGCTGCTGGTGGAGCAGCCCAATGGCGATTTCGCGGTGACCCTGCTCAAGCAGTTCTTCTACGACGCCTGGCACCTGGAAACCCTCAAGGGCCTGAGCCAGTCGGCGGATGAGCGGATGGCCGGAATCGCCGCCAAGGCCCTCAAGGAGGTCACCTATCACCTGCGGCGCTCCAGCGAATGGGTCGAGCGCCTGGGCGACGGCACCGAGGAAAGCCACCAGCGCATGCTCCAGGCGCTCCCGCGGCTGTGGCGCTTCACCGGCGAGCTGGTCGAGCAGCACGCCACGGAAATCGAGCTGCACCGGGCTGGCCTGTGGGCCGATCCGGCCCAGGTGGCCGAGGCCTGGCGCGCCAGTGTCGAAAGCCTCTTCGCCCGGGCCACCCTGCCCGTGCCCGAGGCGCCGAGCCATTTCTACCTGGATGCACGCCGGGGCCTGCACACCGAGCACCTGGGCCCACTGCTGGCCGAGATGCAATTCCTGCCGAGGGCCTACCCCGATGCGGTCTGGTGA
- the pcaF gene encoding 3-oxoadipyl-CoA thiolase: MNDALIIDAVRTPIGRYAGALSSVRADDLGAIPLRELLRRHPQVDWSEVDDLIYGCANQAGEDNRNVARMSALLAGLPTGVSAVTLNRLCGSGLDAVGSAARAIRSGEAGLVLAGGVESMSRAPLVLAKAESAFSRQAELYDTTLGWRFVNPLMQQQYGIDSMAETAENVAEQFNISRADQDAFALRSQLRACAAQASGRLAREIVTVSIAQRKGPPLEIAVDEHPRAATTLEQLQKLPTPFRRDGSVTAGNASGLNDGACALLLASPALAQRHDLRPRGRVVAMATAGVEPRIMGIGPVPACRKVLDLAQLSLADLDVIELNEAFAAQALAVLRELGLADDDPRVNPNGGAIALGHPLGMSGARLVTTALHELEQRQGRYALCTMCIGVGQGIALIIERL, encoded by the coding sequence ATGAATGACGCACTGATCATCGATGCCGTCCGAACCCCGATCGGGCGCTACGCCGGAGCGCTGAGCAGCGTGCGCGCCGATGACCTGGGGGCGATCCCCCTGCGTGAATTGCTGCGCCGCCATCCGCAGGTCGACTGGAGCGAGGTTGACGACCTGATCTACGGCTGCGCCAACCAGGCCGGCGAAGACAACCGCAACGTGGCCCGCATGTCGGCGCTGCTGGCCGGGCTGCCCACCGGCGTATCGGCGGTCACCCTCAATCGGCTGTGCGGCTCCGGGCTGGACGCCGTGGGCAGCGCCGCCCGCGCGATTCGCAGTGGCGAGGCCGGGCTGGTCCTGGCCGGCGGCGTAGAGTCCATGTCCCGGGCGCCGCTGGTGCTGGCCAAGGCCGAAAGCGCCTTCTCGCGCCAGGCCGAGCTGTACGACACCACCCTGGGCTGGCGTTTCGTCAACCCCTTGATGCAGCAGCAGTACGGCATCGATTCGATGGCCGAAACCGCCGAGAACGTCGCCGAGCAGTTCAACATCTCCCGCGCCGACCAGGACGCCTTCGCCCTGCGCAGCCAGCTGCGGGCCTGCGCGGCCCAGGCCAGTGGCCGCCTGGCCCGGGAGATCGTCACGGTGAGCATTGCCCAGCGCAAAGGCCCGCCGTTGGAGATCGCCGTGGATGAGCACCCGCGGGCCGCAACCACCCTGGAGCAGTTGCAGAAACTGCCGACGCCCTTCCGCCGTGATGGCAGCGTCACTGCCGGCAACGCCTCGGGACTCAACGACGGCGCCTGCGCCCTGCTGCTGGCCAGTCCGGCCCTGGCCCAGCGCCATGACCTGCGGCCCCGGGGCCGGGTGGTGGCGATGGCCACCGCCGGGGTCGAGCCCAGGATCATGGGCATCGGCCCGGTGCCAGCCTGTCGCAAGGTGCTGGACCTGGCCCAGCTCAGCCTGGCGGACCTGGACGTCATCGAGCTCAACGAGGCCTTTGCCGCCCAGGCCCTGGCGGTGCTGCGCGAACTGGGGCTGGCGGACGACGATCCGCGGGTCAACCCCAACGGCGGCGCCATTGCCCTGGGGCATCCCCTGGGCATGAGCGGCGCGCGGCTGGTGACCACCGCCCTGCACGAACTGGAGCAGCGTCAGGGACGTTATGCCCTGTGCACCATGTGCATCGGGGTCGGCCAAGGCATTGCCCTGATCATCGAGAGGCTGTAA
- the paaD gene encoding 1,2-phenylacetyl-CoA epoxidase subunit PaaD: protein MRSGELIGSDQGARDLQQGDLDLAWSTLDQVMDPEVPVVSVLDLGIVRDLDWQAGHLQVALTPTYSGCPATEVIEHDIRQALEQAGFKAPRLVRQLTPAWTTDWITERGRQRLRAYGIAPPSGSSKRSLLGDAPQVLCPQCGSAHSERLSEFGSTACKALYRCRDCLEPFDYFKCI from the coding sequence ATGCGGTCTGGTGAACTGATCGGCAGCGACCAGGGCGCAAGGGACCTGCAACAGGGCGACCTGGACCTGGCCTGGAGCACCCTGGATCAGGTCATGGACCCGGAAGTGCCGGTGGTCAGCGTGCTCGACCTGGGCATCGTCCGCGACCTGGACTGGCAGGCCGGCCATCTGCAGGTGGCGCTCACTCCCACCTACTCCGGCTGCCCGGCCACCGAGGTGATCGAGCACGACATTCGCCAGGCCCTGGAACAGGCCGGCTTCAAGGCCCCGCGCCTGGTGCGCCAACTGACCCCGGCCTGGACCACCGACTGGATCACCGAGCGCGGTCGCCAGCGCCTGCGGGCCTACGGCATCGCGCCGCCCTCGGGCAGCAGCAAGCGCAGCCTGCTGGGGGACGCGCCCCAGGTGCTCTGCCCGCAATGCGGCAGCGCCCACAGCGAGCGCCTCAGCGAGTTCGGCTCCACTGCCTGCAAGGCCTTGTACCGCTGCCGCGACTGCCTGGAACCCTTCGACTATTTCAAGTGCATCTGA
- the paaI gene encoding hydroxyphenylacetyl-CoA thioesterase PaaI → MTEHDAMELARRCAQRLFERDRASNAMGMRLLSVAPGAARLGMTVTQDMLQGHGTCHGGVLFALADSAFAMACNSYDQATVAMGCSIEYIAPAHQGDALTADCHEQNRRGRTGHYAVRIENQQGQLIALFQGKSYKVRGPVLTQETDHE, encoded by the coding sequence ATGACTGAGCATGACGCCATGGAACTGGCTCGACGCTGCGCCCAGCGTCTTTTCGAACGCGACCGGGCCAGCAACGCAATGGGCATGCGCCTGCTCTCGGTGGCCCCCGGCGCGGCCCGGCTGGGCATGACCGTGACCCAGGACATGCTCCAGGGCCACGGCACCTGCCACGGCGGCGTGCTCTTCGCCCTCGCCGACTCGGCATTCGCCATGGCCTGCAACAGCTATGACCAAGCCACGGTGGCCATGGGCTGCAGCATCGAATACATCGCGCCGGCGCATCAGGGCGACGCCCTGACCGCCGACTGCCATGAACAGAACCGCCGGGGGCGCACAGGGCACTATGCGGTTCGTATCGAAAACCAGCAGGGACAGCTGATTGCCCTGTTTCAAGGCAAATCCTACAAAGTGCGCGGCCCAGTGCTGACACAGGAGACAGACCATGAATGA
- the paaA gene encoding 1,2-phenylacetyl-CoA epoxidase subunit PaaA, with product MYAQLVDTGVKRITPLAEMSEQERTFQEKIDSEIKIEAKNWMPDAYRQTLIRQISQHAHSEIVGMLPEGNWVTRAPTLKRKLQLMAKIQDEAGHGLYLYSAMETLGADRDEEIAKLHSGRAKYSSIFNYPTLNWADMGAVGWLVDGAAIVNQVVLQRTSYGPYARAMVRICKEESFHQRQGYEILLTMMREGNQAQRDMVQDAIDRLWWPALMMFGPSDEHSPNSAQSMAWKIKRQSNDELRQRFIDQTIPQLELLGCTCPDPELKWNAERGHYDFGQIQWQEFYEVLKGNGPCNQERLETRRKAIDDGAWVRAAAVAHAQKKANKNAA from the coding sequence ATGTACGCACAGCTGGTAGACACGGGGGTCAAGCGCATCACGCCGCTGGCAGAAATGTCCGAGCAGGAACGCACCTTCCAGGAAAAAATCGATAGCGAGATCAAGATCGAGGCCAAGAACTGGATGCCCGATGCCTACCGCCAGACGCTGATCCGGCAGATCTCCCAGCACGCCCACTCGGAAATCGTCGGCATGCTGCCCGAAGGCAACTGGGTGACCCGCGCCCCGACCCTCAAGCGCAAGCTGCAACTGATGGCCAAGATCCAGGACGAAGCCGGCCACGGCCTGTACCTGTACAGCGCCATGGAAACCCTGGGCGCCGACCGCGACGAGGAAATCGCCAAGCTCCACAGCGGCCGCGCCAAGTACTCGAGCATCTTCAACTACCCGACCCTGAACTGGGCCGACATGGGTGCGGTGGGCTGGCTGGTGGACGGTGCCGCCATCGTCAACCAGGTGGTGCTGCAGCGCACCTCCTACGGCCCCTATGCCCGGGCCATGGTGCGCATCTGCAAGGAAGAGAGCTTTCACCAGCGCCAGGGCTACGAAATCCTCCTGACCATGATGCGCGAGGGCAACCAGGCGCAGAGGGACATGGTCCAGGATGCCATCGACCGCCTATGGTGGCCGGCCCTGATGATGTTCGGCCCCAGCGACGAACACTCCCCTAACAGCGCCCAGTCCATGGCCTGGAAGATCAAGCGCCAGAGCAACGACGAACTGCGCCAGCGCTTCATCGACCAGACCATCCCGCAGCTGGAGCTGCTGGGCTGTACCTGCCCCGACCCGGAGCTGAAGTGGAACGCCGAGCGCGGCCACTACGACTTCGGCCAGATCCAGTGGCAGGAATTCTACGAGGTGCTCAAGGGCAATGGCCCATGCAACCAGGAGCGCCTGGAAACCCGCCGCAAAGCCATCGACGACGGCGCCTGGGTGCGGGCCGCCGCCGTGGCCCATGCCCAGAAGAAAGCCAACAAGAACGCCGCCTGA
- the paaB gene encoding 1,2-phenylacetyl-CoA epoxidase subunit PaaB, whose product MSEWTLYEVFVRSKHGLNHKHVGSVHAADAAMAMTNARDLYTRRSEGVSLWVVPSAQIVASSPDDKDPLFDPADDKVYRHASFYQLPPEVGHM is encoded by the coding sequence ATGTCTGAATGGACCCTTTACGAAGTCTTCGTGCGCAGCAAGCACGGTCTCAATCACAAGCATGTCGGCAGCGTGCACGCCGCCGACGCCGCCATGGCCATGACCAACGCCCGGGACCTCTACACCCGGCGCAGCGAAGGCGTGAGCCTGTGGGTGGTGCCCTCGGCGCAGATCGTCGCCTCCTCCCCGGATGACAAGGATCCGCTGTTCGACCCCGCCGACGACAAGGTCTACCGCCACGCCAGCTTCTATCAGCTGCCCCCTGAAGTCGGACATATGTGA
- a CDS encoding cation acetate symporter: protein MKRLAGAFLLPCLLAGDLALAADDSARPLNWNAIGMFLVFVLLTLGITRWAALRTRSAKDFYTAGGGMSGLQNGLAIAGDMISAASFLGISAMMFLNGYDGLLYALGVLAGWPIILFLIAERLRNLGTYTFADVVSYRLAQTPVRLTSAFGTLTVALMYLVAQMVGAGKLIELLFGLSYLHAVMLVGLLMVCYVTFGGMLATTWVQIIKAVMLLSGTSFMAFMVLRHFGFSTEALFARASEVHAKGSAIMAPGGLLSNPVDAISLGLGMMFGTAGLPHILMRFFTVSDAREARKSVLYATGFIGYFYLLLIVVGFGAIVMVGSEPAYRDASGAIIGGANMIAVHLAQAVGGNLFLGFISAVAFATILAVVAGLALSGASAVSHDLYACVMRQGQASTQQEMRVSKIATLCIGVLAVLLGLLFESQNIAFLSGLVLAIAASVNFPVLFLSMFWKGLTTRGAVGGSLAGLISAIVLLILSPAVWVNVLHHPQALFPYANPALFSMSLAFFTAWALSISDRSPRAELERGRYLAQFIRSMTGIGAGGASHH from the coding sequence ATGAAGCGCCTTGCAGGAGCCTTCCTGCTGCCCTGCCTGCTGGCCGGGGACCTGGCCCTGGCCGCCGACGACAGCGCCCGCCCGCTGAACTGGAACGCCATCGGCATGTTCCTGGTGTTCGTCCTGCTGACCCTGGGGATCACTCGCTGGGCCGCCCTGCGCACCCGCTCGGCCAAGGATTTCTACACCGCCGGCGGCGGCATGAGCGGCCTGCAGAACGGCCTGGCGATTGCCGGTGACATGATCTCCGCGGCGTCTTTCCTGGGCATCTCGGCGATGATGTTTCTCAACGGCTACGACGGCCTGCTGTACGCCCTCGGGGTGCTGGCCGGCTGGCCGATCATCCTGTTCCTGATCGCCGAACGCCTGCGCAACCTGGGCACCTACACCTTCGCCGACGTGGTGTCCTATCGCCTGGCCCAGACTCCGGTACGCCTGACCTCGGCCTTCGGCACCCTGACCGTGGCCCTGATGTACCTGGTGGCACAGATGGTCGGCGCCGGCAAGCTGATCGAACTGCTGTTCGGCCTCAGTTACCTCCACGCGGTGATGCTGGTGGGCCTGCTGATGGTCTGCTACGTGACCTTCGGCGGCATGCTGGCCACCACCTGGGTGCAGATCATCAAGGCGGTGATGCTGCTCTCGGGCACCAGTTTCATGGCCTTCATGGTGCTCAGGCATTTTGGCTTCAGCACCGAGGCGCTGTTCGCCCGAGCCAGTGAGGTACACGCCAAAGGCAGCGCGATCATGGCCCCCGGCGGGCTGTTGTCGAACCCCGTGGACGCCATTTCCCTGGGGCTGGGGATGATGTTCGGCACCGCCGGGCTGCCCCATATCCTCATGCGCTTCTTCACCGTCAGCGACGCCCGGGAAGCGCGCAAGAGCGTGCTCTATGCCACCGGTTTCATCGGCTACTTCTATCTGTTGCTGATCGTGGTCGGCTTCGGCGCGATCGTCATGGTCGGCAGCGAGCCTGCGTATCGCGACGCCAGCGGCGCGATCATCGGCGGCGCCAACATGATCGCGGTGCACCTGGCCCAGGCGGTGGGCGGCAACCTGTTCCTGGGTTTCATCTCGGCCGTGGCCTTCGCCACCATCCTCGCGGTGGTGGCCGGGCTGGCGCTGTCCGGCGCCTCGGCGGTGTCCCACGACCTGTATGCCTGCGTGATGCGCCAAGGCCAGGCCAGCACCCAGCAGGAAATGCGCGTCTCGAAGATCGCCACCCTGTGCATCGGCGTCCTGGCGGTGCTGCTGGGGCTGTTGTTCGAATCGCAGAACATCGCCTTTCTCTCGGGGCTGGTGCTGGCGATTGCCGCGTCGGTGAATTTCCCCGTGCTGTTTCTTTCCATGTTCTGGAAAGGCCTGACCACCCGGGGCGCGGTGGGCGGCAGCCTGGCCGGGCTGATCTCGGCGATTGTCCTGCTGATCCTCAGCCCGGCGGTCTGGGTCAATGTGCTGCACCACCCCCAGGCGCTGTTTCCCTACGCCAACCCGGCGCTGTTCTCCATGAGCCTGGCGTTCTTCACGGCCTGGGCCTTGTCCATCAGCGACCGCTCGCCCCGGGCCGAGCTGGAGCGCGGCCGCTACCTGGCGCAGTTCATCCGGTCCATGACCGGCATCGGCG
- a CDS encoding DUF485 domain-containing protein — protein MSPQEIDRITRHPDFIQLVRRKQRLYWSLTLVMLLAYYGFVLLVAFNPALLGRSLSGGATSVGMPVGVAMIVLAFALTGLYVYRSNRLLDPLNDRLKRECRS, from the coding sequence ATGAGCCCGCAAGAAATAGATCGCATCACCCGCCACCCGGACTTTATCCAGCTGGTCCGGCGCAAGCAGCGACTCTACTGGTCCCTGACCCTGGTCATGCTCCTGGCCTACTACGGCTTCGTCTTGCTGGTGGCCTTCAATCCCGCCCTGCTGGGCCGCTCGCTGTCCGGCGGGGCCACCAGTGTCGGCATGCCGGTGGGCGTGGCGATGATCGTCCTGGCCTTTGCCCTCACCGGTCTTTATGTGTATCGGAGCAACCGGCTGCTGGACCCGCTGAACGACAGACTCAAGCGCGAGTGCCGGTCATGA
- the paaE gene encoding 1,2-phenylacetyl-CoA epoxidase subunit PaaE: MSQFHRLTIKDVRSETRDAVSIAFEIPPHLQAQFHFTQGQHLVLRTELEGEEVRRSYSICSGVNDDELRIAVKRVSGGRFSAFANERLKPGQSLEVMPPAGRFHVDLEPSRRGHYLAVAAGSGITPILSIIKSTLEGEPLSRITLLYGNRSSASALFREQLEDLKNRYLQRLNLVFVFSREQQDIDLYNGRINQDKCRQLFSRWVDVGQLDAAFICGPQAMTETVRDSLKAAGMSAERIHFELFHAAGDQHKRQAREAARALDPQVSRVTVISDGRALAFDLPRNSQSLLDAGNAQGAELPYSCKAGVCSTCKCKVIEGEVEMDSNHALEDYEVAAGYVLSCQSFPLSDTVVLDFDQP, from the coding sequence ATGAGCCAGTTCCACCGCTTGACCATCAAGGATGTACGCAGCGAAACCCGCGACGCGGTGTCCATCGCCTTCGAGATTCCCCCGCACCTGCAAGCGCAGTTCCACTTCACCCAGGGCCAGCATCTGGTGCTGCGCACCGAACTGGAAGGCGAGGAAGTCCGCCGCTCCTACTCCATCTGCAGCGGGGTGAATGACGACGAGCTGCGCATCGCGGTGAAACGCGTCAGCGGCGGACGCTTTTCGGCCTTCGCCAACGAACGGCTCAAGCCCGGCCAGTCGCTGGAGGTCATGCCTCCGGCCGGCCGCTTCCATGTCGATCTGGAGCCGAGCCGTCGCGGCCACTACCTGGCGGTGGCCGCGGGCAGCGGCATCACGCCGATCCTGTCGATCATCAAGAGCACCCTTGAGGGCGAGCCGCTGAGTCGCATCACCCTGCTCTACGGCAACCGTTCCAGCGCCTCGGCGCTGTTTCGCGAACAGCTGGAGGACTTGAAGAACCGCTATCTGCAGCGCCTGAACCTGGTGTTCGTGTTCAGTCGCGAACAGCAGGACATCGACCTCTACAACGGCCGCATCAACCAGGACAAATGCCGGCAGCTGTTTTCCCGCTGGGTCGATGTCGGGCAACTGGACGCGGCCTTCATCTGCGGCCCCCAGGCCATGACCGAAACCGTGCGCGACAGCCTCAAGGCCGCCGGGATGAGCGCCGAGCGCATCCACTTCGAGCTGTTCCATGCCGCCGGCGACCAGCACAAGCGCCAGGCCCGGGAGGCCGCCCGCGCCCTCGACCCGCAAGTCAGCCGGGTCACCGTGATCAGCGATGGCCGGGCCCTGGCCTTCGACCTGCCGCGCAACAGCCAGAGCCTGCTGGATGCCGGCAACGCCCAGGGCGCCGAGCTGCCGTATTCGTGCAAGGCCGGGGTCTGCTCCACCTGCAAGTGCAAGGTCATCGAAGGCGAGGTGGAAATGGACAGCAACCACGCCCTGGAAGACTACGAAGTGGCGGCCGGTTACGTGCTCTCCTGCCAGTCCTTTCCCCTCAGCGACACGGTGGTCCTGGACTTCGACCAGCCGTGA